A genomic stretch from Telopea speciosissima isolate NSW1024214 ecotype Mountain lineage chromosome 7, Tspe_v1, whole genome shotgun sequence includes:
- the LOC122668761 gene encoding LOB domain-containing protein 22-like, which translates to MSSSSSSINGIINNNNSNGRGANNGTSSGSSSSSQQACAACKYQRRKCTPGCTLAPYFPADQQRQFLNAHKLFGVSNILKIIRNLDPSQKDEAMRTMILQADIRANDPVGGCYRLIHELQCQIERDKAQLQLVLHQLAICRAQAQAHLQLLQQQEAINNNNHIPDPISAASYVTTTTPPMLPHHHHHHHHQQQQGYFVQDNTNHHYHQGINNQWVMQHDPNPNPNRINDDPEASSPLSSLHVNKESFMNECEDIKPLLGIFEDRQQQSLPFDHKDSIQCSDNAVLKEDEADSVVLKGEDNSMEHVPEHDLKGAASLFTLTNCNS; encoded by the exons atgagtagcagtagcagcagcatcAATGGTATTATTAATAACAATAATAGTAATGGTAGAGGAGCAAACAACGGCACCAGCAGcggtagcagcagcagcagccaaCAAGCTTGTGCGGCATGTAAATACCAGCGAAGGAAATGCACTCCTGGTTGTACTCTCGCCCCTTATTTCCCAGCAGACCAACAACGTCAATTCCTTAATGCACACAAGCTATTCGGTGTAAGTAACATTCTCAAAATCATACGAAATCTTGATCCATCTCAAAAAGACGAAGCAATGCGTACAATGATCTTACAAGCCGATATCCGAGCCAATGATCCTGTTGGTGGATGTTATAGATTGATTCATGAATTACAGTGTCAGATCGAACGTGATAAAGCTCAACTCCAACTCGTTCTTCATCAACTCGCTATTTGTCGTGCTCAAGCTCAGGCTCATTTACAATTGTTGCAGCAACAAGAAGccattaataataataatcatattCCAGATCCTATTTCTGCTGCTTCTTATGTAACAACAACAACCCCTCCTATGCTtccccatcatcatcatcatcatcatcatcaacaacaacaaggTTACTTTGTGCAGGACAACACCAATCATCATTACCACCAAGGTATTAATAACCAATGGGTTATGCAACATgatcctaaccctaaccctaataggATCAATGATGATCCTGAAGCTTCatcacctctttcttctttacatGTTAATAAGGAGTCTTTCATGAATGAATGTGAGGATATCAAACCACTTCTTGGAATCTTTGAGGATAGGCAGCAGCAATCCCTTCCCTTTGATCACAAAGATTCCATCCAATGCAG TGACAATGCTGTACTAAAAGAAGATGAGGCTGATTCAGTGGTGCTTAAAGGAGAAGATAACTCAATGGAGCATGTTCCAGAACATGATTTAAAGGGGGCAGCTTCTTTATTTACTCTTACAAATTGTAACAGCTAA